One Prevotella melaninogenica DNA window includes the following coding sequences:
- a CDS encoding sigma-70 family RNA polymerase sigma factor yields the protein MRQLKISKSITNRSSEALDKYLVEIGREPMITVDEEIELAQEIHKGGRKGERAKEKLIKANLRFVVSVAKQYQHQGLSLTDLIDEGNIGLVKAAEKFDETRGFKFISYAVWWIRQSILQAIAEQSRIVRLPLNQVGAISKINQVTNEFVQQHNRRPSIHELAELTGIDEARIRQSQSADNHHMSIDAPFSDDDDNSMSDMLSSGDDSRTDRGVDFESMSDDLRAVLQNTLKDREIKIVTECFGIGCQEKGLEEIGTEMGLTRERVRQIREKAIEKIRESGNARVLMKYLG from the coding sequence ATGAGACAACTTAAGATTTCAAAAAGTATCACCAACCGATCAAGTGAGGCACTGGATAAGTATCTCGTTGAGATTGGTCGTGAGCCGATGATTACCGTTGACGAAGAGATTGAGCTGGCACAGGAAATCCACAAAGGCGGTCGCAAAGGCGAGCGTGCGAAGGAGAAACTGATTAAGGCTAACCTCCGTTTCGTCGTTTCTGTAGCTAAACAGTATCAGCACCAAGGACTCTCTCTCACTGACCTTATCGACGAGGGAAACATTGGTTTGGTAAAGGCAGCAGAGAAATTCGATGAGACTCGTGGTTTTAAGTTTATCTCATACGCTGTTTGGTGGATTCGTCAGAGTATTTTGCAGGCTATCGCTGAGCAGAGTCGTATCGTGCGTCTTCCGCTGAATCAGGTGGGTGCTATCTCAAAGATTAATCAGGTAACGAACGAGTTTGTGCAGCAACACAACCGTCGTCCTTCTATCCATGAGTTGGCAGAGTTGACTGGTATCGATGAGGCTCGCATCCGTCAGAGCCAAAGTGCCGACAACCATCACATGAGTATCGACGCTCCATTTAGCGATGACGACGATAACTCAATGAGTGATATGCTGTCTTCAGGTGACGACTCTCGTACCGACCGTGGCGTTGATTTCGAGTCAATGTCAGACGACCTTCGTGCCGTTCTTCAGAACACATTGAAGGATCGTGAGATAAAGATTGTCACCGAGTGTTTCGGTATCGGTTGCCAAGAGAAGGGTTTGGAGGAGATTGGAACAGAGATGGGACTTACCCGTGAGCGTGTTCGCCAGATTCGTGAGAAGGCTATCGAGAAGATTCGTGAGAGCGGAAATGCACGCGTACTCATGAAGTACTTGGGATAA
- a CDS encoding AAA family ATPase, which translates to MATIQIKNLGPIKDTGLINLTDVLLVIGRQSSGKSTFMKVLCFCRWIEKKIMTSFDKTIQAYTHNKRFTKDLKQFYRIDEIYFKEDTEIIYDGDVVTISLTGVNQNAKINRKQEAWEDRYNSKLSYIPAERNLVSAIQNINDTYKAKERDSIFNFIQEWYEAKDTYGSDNKLTLSLTDVFKYYSDKGLDYVVLPNGKPITSFYASSGVQSIMPIDVMTDYIMGVVGKVVKFSMSDLMNRLMESLDTDVRNGIVHGAHEVTEEELAPIREKMKYQSAQLFIEEPEQNLYPDAQRKLVQNIIRHLKAVKSVGKHRSMVVLTTHSPYVLSILNVLIADAAAVEKKPGDERLKDVVDESTLLPTDAFSAYFINKDGVFEDIKDMEIPMLSGINLDSVSDWVDEHVGRINEILYAE; encoded by the coding sequence ATGGCAACAATTCAGATAAAGAATCTTGGACCAATCAAAGATACTGGTTTAATCAATCTAACCGATGTGCTGCTTGTCATCGGTCGCCAAAGTTCTGGTAAGAGCACCTTCATGAAGGTGTTATGCTTCTGCCGTTGGATAGAGAAGAAGATAATGACTTCTTTTGATAAAACAATTCAGGCATATACACACAACAAACGTTTTACCAAGGATTTGAAACAATTTTACCGTATTGATGAAATATATTTCAAGGAGGACACCGAAATCATTTATGATGGTGATGTGGTTACTATCTCACTGACAGGTGTTAACCAGAATGCTAAAATCAACCGCAAGCAAGAGGCTTGGGAGGATAGGTATAATTCCAAACTGTCCTATATCCCAGCTGAAAGAAATCTCGTTTCTGCCATTCAGAACATCAATGACACGTATAAAGCAAAGGAAAGGGATTCCATCTTCAATTTCATACAGGAGTGGTATGAGGCAAAGGATACTTATGGCTCTGATAACAAGTTGACTCTTTCTCTGACAGATGTTTTCAAATATTACAGCGATAAAGGACTTGATTATGTGGTGCTGCCAAACGGCAAGCCTATAACTTCTTTCTATGCTTCAAGCGGTGTCCAGTCAATCATGCCTATCGATGTGATGACAGATTATATTATGGGTGTCGTAGGAAAAGTAGTTAAATTCAGTATGTCGGATTTGATGAACCGCCTCATGGAGTCGTTAGATACGGATGTGCGCAATGGAATCGTACATGGTGCCCATGAGGTCACGGAAGAGGAGTTGGCTCCAATCCGTGAGAAGATGAAATACCAGTCGGCACAGCTTTTCATAGAAGAGCCGGAGCAGAACCTCTATCCCGATGCGCAACGTAAACTTGTGCAGAACATCATACGCCATCTGAAAGCTGTGAAGTCAGTTGGCAAGCATCGTTCTATGGTGGTACTCACTACACATAGCCCTTACGTGCTGTCAATACTCAATGTCTTGATAGCAGATGCAGCAGCCGTCGAGAAGAAACCCGGCGACGAAAGGCTTAAAGATGTGGTTGACGAAAGTACGTTGCTTCCAACAGATGCTTTCTCGGCATATTTCATCAACAAAGATGGTGTGTTCGAGGACATCAAAGATATGGAGATACCGATGCTCTCTGGTATAAACTTGGATAGTGTCTCTGATTGGGTCGATGAGCATGTGGGTCGTATCAATGAAATATTATACGCAGAATAG